DNA sequence from the Geitlerinema sp. PCC 9228 genome:
CGGTGTAGGGGAGTTTGTATCCCGGCAGTTGCGACAGGCGAGAAGCCAGCTGGTGAGCGTGGTTCAAGCTGGTGTTAGCCATTTGCCGCATACCGTGGGGACCAACCAATCCCATATAAATTGCCGCCGCTGTTGCCATCAGCGATTGGTTGGTACAGATGTTGCTGGTGGCTTTAGCGCGGCGAATGTGTTGTTCGCGGGTTTGCAGGGTGAGGGTATACACCGTTTGCCCGCGGTTGTCGGTGGTCAAACTGACCAAACGCCCTGGGATTTGGCGTACGTGCTCTTGGCGAGCTGCTAAAATACCCAAATGCGGACCACCAAAGGCGGGTGGGGTTCCCAAGCATTGGGCTTCGCCAGCGACGATGTCGGCACCTTGTTCGCCGGGGGTTTTGAGAACGGTCATGGTGGTGGGATCGGTAACCACCACAATCAGCAATGCGCCGGCGTCGTGGACGGTTTTGGCGATCGCTTCTACTTCTTCGACATTTCCCCAGAAATTCGGCGATTGAATTACGACCGCTGCACAGTCGTCGCCAATTTGTTCTTGCAGGGAATCTTGGTCGATTTGACCGGATAAATCAGCGTTGAGGGTACCGAGGTTAATATCCAAACCTGCCAGATAGGTATCCAGAAGTTCTTTGTATTCTGGATGCAAGGTTCCAGCTACCAGCAGCTGCGATCGCTTTTTCTGCAAGCGCAAAGCCATTAAAACGGCCTCTGCTGCCGCACTGGCACCGTCGTACAAAGACGCATTGGCAACCGGCATCCCGGTTAACCTGGCAATACCAGTTTGGAATTCAAAAACTGTTTGCAAGGTTCCTTGGGAAACCTCGGGTTGGTAAGGTGTGTAACTGGTAGTGAATTCACCGCGACCTGCGATCGCCCACACAGCCGCCGGTACGTAATGGCGGTAGCAACCAGCACCTAAAAATGCTGACGCTTGGTCTAGGTGGCGATTTTGGTCCGCCAGTTCTTGGATGCGCTGGCGAACTTCGAGTTCGGTTTTCCCTCGATCGAGTTTGTACTCAACGTTACGCAGGGACTTGGGAATGGTACGCAGCAACTGCTCGATATTCTCCAAGCCCAGTTCTGCCAGCATTTCCTGGCGCGTTGAGTCGGTATGTGGACTGTATCTTCCCACAGATAATTTCTCCAGTAGCAACCACTATCTATTTTGCAAGATTTTTCTCCCACAGTCAGGGAGACGCCCGCAGATGCCCA
Encoded proteins:
- the gcvPA gene encoding aminomethyl-transferring glycine dehydrogenase subunit GcvPA codes for the protein MGRYSPHTDSTRQEMLAELGLENIEQLLRTIPKSLRNVEYKLDRGKTELEVRQRIQELADQNRHLDQASAFLGAGCYRHYVPAAVWAIAGRGEFTTSYTPYQPEVSQGTLQTVFEFQTGIARLTGMPVANASLYDGASAAAEAVLMALRLQKKRSQLLVAGTLHPEYKELLDTYLAGLDINLGTLNADLSGQIDQDSLQEQIGDDCAAVVIQSPNFWGNVEEVEAIAKTVHDAGALLIVVVTDPTTMTVLKTPGEQGADIVAGEAQCLGTPPAFGGPHLGILAARQEHVRQIPGRLVSLTTDNRGQTVYTLTLQTREQHIRRAKATSNICTNQSLMATAAAIYMGLVGPHGMRQMANTSLNHAHQLASRLSQLPGYKLPYTGPFFHEFVLRCPVPAQEMVQRATQMGIYPGVALSNWYDGMDNDLLICTTELNTPAQMDRLVEFCAGIS